Proteins found in one Subtercola endophyticus genomic segment:
- a CDS encoding cryptochrome/photolyase family protein encodes MTPSTAGSPTLVWFRDDLRVADHPALHAAVERGERIVCVYVFDEVSEGIRPLGDASKWWLHHSLVALAGELDARGLALTLRSGPAAEVVAELAAATNAGAVYWNRRYGLAERQLDTALKAELKAQGIEARSFQANVLFEPWTLQTGQGQPYRVFTPFWKACLGVPAPRKPLPAPSAETVAKLGTPGGHPHSERLDDWHLLPEHPDWARGLRDAWQPGEKAAHAQLRDFTAHKLAEYLHDRDHPAEDATSRMSPRLRWGEMSPFQLWHSVDHQAPGAAGFLRELGWREFAYHLLYNFPEITHENMRPAFNAMPWRKPIDDELERWQQGRTGIPLVDAGMRELWQTGVMHNRIRMVAASFLVKNLLLDWRIGEAWFWDTLVDADPASNAMNWQWVAGSGVDAAPYFRVFNPELQQKKFDPRGEYVARFVPEYATNEYPAPMVDLGESRKRALAAYDVIRGS; translated from the coding sequence GTGACACCGAGCACCGCAGGCTCGCCCACACTCGTCTGGTTTCGCGACGATCTGCGCGTGGCCGATCATCCGGCCCTGCACGCGGCGGTCGAGCGCGGCGAACGCATCGTATGCGTCTACGTCTTCGACGAAGTGAGCGAGGGCATCCGCCCGCTCGGCGACGCGTCGAAGTGGTGGTTGCACCACTCGCTCGTGGCGCTTGCGGGCGAACTGGATGCCCGGGGCCTCGCCCTCACGCTGCGCTCCGGCCCCGCGGCCGAGGTCGTCGCAGAACTTGCGGCAGCAACGAACGCCGGTGCCGTGTATTGGAATCGCCGCTACGGACTAGCCGAACGCCAGCTCGACACCGCACTCAAGGCCGAGCTGAAAGCCCAGGGCATCGAAGCACGCAGCTTTCAGGCGAACGTACTTTTCGAGCCGTGGACTCTGCAGACCGGCCAAGGCCAGCCCTACCGCGTCTTCACGCCGTTCTGGAAGGCCTGCCTCGGCGTTCCAGCGCCGCGCAAGCCGCTGCCGGCGCCCAGCGCCGAGACGGTGGCGAAGCTCGGAACGCCGGGCGGGCATCCGCACTCCGAGCGCCTCGACGACTGGCACCTGCTCCCCGAGCATCCTGACTGGGCCAGGGGCCTGCGTGACGCGTGGCAGCCGGGCGAGAAGGCCGCTCACGCCCAGCTGCGTGACTTCACGGCGCACAAGCTCGCCGAGTACCTGCACGACCGCGATCACCCCGCAGAAGACGCCACCTCGCGAATGTCGCCGCGGCTGCGCTGGGGCGAGATGAGCCCGTTCCAGCTATGGCACTCCGTCGATCATCAGGCGCCTGGCGCCGCAGGCTTTCTGCGTGAGCTCGGTTGGCGTGAGTTCGCCTATCACTTGCTCTACAACTTCCCCGAGATCACCCACGAGAACATGCGCCCGGCCTTCAACGCCATGCCGTGGCGAAAGCCCATCGACGACGAACTCGAGCGCTGGCAGCAGGGCCGCACGGGCATCCCGCTCGTCGACGCCGGCATGCGCGAGCTCTGGCAGACGGGCGTGATGCATAACCGCATCCGCATGGTCGCAGCGTCGTTTCTGGTGAAGAACCTGCTGCTCGACTGGCGCATCGGCGAGGCCTGGTTCTGGGACACACTGGTCGATGCCGACCCCGCGAGCAACGCGATGAACTGGCAGTGGGTGGCCGGGTCGGGCGTGGATGCCGCACCCTACTTTCGCGTCTTCAACCCCGAGTTGCAGCAGAAGAAGTTCGACCCCCGCGGCGAGTACGTGGCCCGGTTCGTGCCCGAGTACGCAACGAACGAGTACCCCGCCCCGATGGTGGACCTCGGCGAATCGCGCAAGCGCGCCCTCGCGGCCTACGACGTGATCCGCGGATCGTAG
- a CDS encoding FAD-binding oxidoreductase, translated as MTDVKHMKWWGWGVEGVGFHHEDKPGFAPFVVNAVGIDVWKEPVPPISFDELEVPASQAPDELFDALTLIVGPEYATKDDEERVVHTYGKSIRDLIRLRASVLPRIPDVVVYPADESATQRIVDLAVASDAVIIPFGGGSNIVGSLEPIATETRPVISLDMGRMSRVLDIDEYSGLAVIQAGVLGPDMEEQLNARGWTMGHQPDSFTYSTLGGWIATRSSGMQSDKYGDIAEITKGLRVVQPGKLLVVRPIPSSATGPSVREAILGSEGRLGVITEATVQVHKLPAKREVIGYLFRDWDAGLAAMHDINKSDAAPSITRVSDARETAFSFSTSKASHGISGQVQKALFAFLQRRGWNLDEVCLSFIGYEGTAANVAHQKSVVGDVMKKHGAITLGKGPGALYDQKKFDTPYLRDFLLDRGAAADVSETAAPWSKLKPLYDNVFAAANKAYGEIGVDGWIMCHLSHSMHSGACLYFTFAFTHDGVDPLAQYDVVKSAIQQAFIDSGATLSHHHSVGVEHSQWTEQDISPAGADLVRGMFTAVDPGNNLNPGKILR; from the coding sequence ATGACCGACGTCAAGCACATGAAATGGTGGGGCTGGGGCGTCGAAGGTGTGGGTTTTCACCACGAAGACAAGCCCGGGTTCGCGCCGTTCGTCGTGAATGCCGTCGGAATCGACGTGTGGAAAGAGCCGGTTCCGCCGATTTCGTTCGACGAGCTCGAGGTTCCTGCCAGCCAGGCTCCTGACGAGCTGTTCGATGCGCTGACGCTCATCGTCGGGCCCGAATACGCCACGAAAGACGACGAAGAGCGCGTCGTGCACACGTACGGAAAGAGCATCCGCGACCTGATTCGCCTGCGCGCCAGCGTGCTGCCGCGCATCCCCGACGTGGTGGTCTACCCGGCAGACGAGAGCGCGACGCAGCGCATCGTCGACCTCGCTGTGGCCAGCGACGCGGTCATCATTCCGTTCGGCGGGGGCAGCAACATCGTCGGTTCGCTCGAGCCGATCGCCACCGAGACGCGCCCCGTCATCTCGCTCGACATGGGCCGCATGTCGCGCGTGCTCGACATCGACGAGTACTCGGGTCTTGCGGTGATTCAGGCCGGCGTGCTCGGCCCCGACATGGAAGAGCAGCTGAACGCACGCGGCTGGACCATGGGGCACCAGCCAGACAGCTTCACCTACTCCACGCTCGGCGGGTGGATCGCCACCCGCTCGTCGGGTATGCAGAGCGACAAGTACGGCGACATCGCCGAGATCACCAAGGGCCTGCGCGTGGTTCAGCCGGGCAAGCTGCTCGTCGTTCGGCCGATTCCGTCGTCGGCCACCGGGCCGAGCGTGCGCGAGGCCATTCTCGGCAGCGAGGGCCGCCTCGGCGTCATCACCGAGGCCACGGTTCAGGTGCACAAGCTGCCCGCCAAGCGCGAGGTCATCGGGTATTTGTTCCGCGACTGGGACGCGGGGCTCGCCGCGATGCACGACATCAACAAGAGCGACGCCGCCCCGTCGATCACCAGGGTGTCGGATGCCCGTGAGACCGCCTTCTCGTTCTCCACCTCGAAGGCATCGCACGGCATCAGCGGCCAGGTGCAGAAGGCGCTGTTCGCGTTTCTGCAGCGTCGCGGCTGGAACCTCGACGAGGTCTGCCTCTCGTTCATCGGCTACGAGGGCACGGCAGCGAACGTTGCCCACCAGAAGTCGGTCGTCGGCGACGTCATGAAGAAGCACGGCGCCATTACCCTGGGCAAGGGCCCGGGCGCGCTGTACGACCAGAAGAAGTTCGACACGCCGTACCTCCGCGACTTCCTGCTCGACCGCGGTGCCGCGGCAGACGTGTCAGAGACAGCTGCGCCCTGGTCGAAGCTCAAGCCGCTGTACGACAACGTGTTCGCCGCCGCCAACAAGGCCTACGGCGAGATCGGTGTCGACGGCTGGATCATGTGCCACCTCTCGCACTCGATGCACTCGGGCGCGTGCCTCTACTTCACGTTCGCGTTCACGCACGATGGCGTCGATCCGTTGGCGCAGTACGACGTGGTGAAGTCGGCCATCCAGCAGGCCTTCATCGACTCGGGCGCGACGCTCTCGCACCACCACAGCGTGGGAGTCGAGCACTCGCAGTGGACCGAGCAAGACATCTCCCCGGCCGGCGCCGACCTGGTGCGGGGCATGTTCACGGCGGTCGACCCCGGCAACAACCTGAACCCGGGTAAAATACTGCGCTGA
- a CDS encoding MerR family transcriptional regulator: MTSRTTERAPGRFTIQEVSRRTGVSEPTLRYYEKIGLLGPIERDESSRHRRYTTRTVETIESLGCLRSAGMRVEDMRHYLRLLERGDDAAVEQRELFATHAHRLSDEIAGLQLRLIYLQRKADMWDARDRGDADAEFQATRDVIQAAEQISTQAKGTP, translated from the coding sequence ATGACGTCACGAACAACAGAACGGGCCCCCGGCCGGTTCACCATCCAGGAGGTTTCACGACGTACTGGGGTGAGCGAGCCCACACTGCGGTACTACGAGAAGATCGGGCTCCTCGGGCCGATCGAACGCGACGAGAGCAGCCGGCACCGCCGCTACACCACACGAACCGTGGAGACGATCGAGTCGCTCGGCTGCTTGCGATCGGCGGGGATGCGTGTCGAAGACATGCGGCACTACCTCCGGCTCCTCGAACGCGGAGACGACGCAGCCGTCGAACAGCGCGAACTGTTCGCCACCCACGCCCACCGGCTTTCAGACGAGATAGCCGGCCTCCAACTGCGGCTCATTTACCTCCAACGCAAAGCCGACATGTGGGATGCCCGTGATCGCGGAGACGCGGATGCGGAGTTTCAGGCAACCCGTGACGTCATCCAAGCAGCAGAACAGATCTCAACCCAAGCAAAAGGAACACCATGA
- a CDS encoding endonuclease/exonuclease/phosphatase family protein, which yields MGGFELKIMSYNLRRHSATAELARLIERYPVDALTLQEGDGVRMPTEIGDLKLASATYKSELGLAIYYRPERFTALDSHAFALRKAMHDRMLLPGIERLLTTHLVDTETGQDVQLASFHASPLSATNMLRRRQIKSALTHLDALNTDAPTLMAGDFNYPVLRNKLIRQVESAGYSLSLSDGPTYFYTKSIAYHFDFLTSKGLDIQLVETLPQGLSDHRPIMVTAEILKRAALQNPPEPATHTGPLFDEVD from the coding sequence TTGGGCGGTTTCGAACTGAAGATCATGAGCTACAACCTGCGCAGGCATTCGGCGACCGCCGAGCTGGCGCGGTTGATCGAGCGATACCCCGTCGACGCGCTGACCCTGCAAGAAGGTGACGGCGTGCGCATGCCCACCGAGATCGGCGATCTCAAGCTGGCCAGCGCCACGTACAAGAGCGAGCTCGGCCTGGCGATCTACTACCGCCCCGAGCGCTTCACCGCGCTCGACTCGCACGCGTTTGCGCTGCGTAAAGCGATGCACGACCGCATGCTGCTGCCCGGAATCGAGCGCCTGTTGACCACGCACCTGGTCGACACCGAGACGGGTCAAGACGTTCAGCTCGCCTCTTTTCACGCGTCGCCCCTGTCGGCCACGAACATGCTGCGTCGCCGCCAGATCAAGTCTGCGCTCACGCATCTCGACGCGCTGAACACCGACGCGCCGACGCTCATGGCCGGTGACTTCAACTACCCGGTGCTGCGTAACAAGCTGATCCGACAGGTCGAGTCGGCCGGGTACTCGCTGTCGTTGAGCGACGGCCCCACGTACTTCTATACCAAGTCGATCGCGTACCACTTCGACTTTCTCACCTCGAAGGGCCTCGACATCCAGCTCGTAGAGACCCTCCCCCAGGGCCTCAGCGACCACCGCCCCATCATGGTGACCGCCGAGATTCTGAAGCGCGCAGCCCTCCAGAATCCCCCCGAGCCCGCCACCCACACGGGCCCCCTCTTCGACGAAGTCGACTGA
- a CDS encoding SDR family oxidoreductase produces the protein MNTPSTTSQTSQTSQTSQTTVLVTGGTGYVGGHTIARLLRDGYTVRTTVRAKDREGEVLATLAGSGIDSEGRLQFTVADLASDSGWADAAHGVDYVLHVASPFPPSIPENDDEIIVPARDGALRVLAAARDAGVKRVVMTSSFAAIGYSRKPSADYTEADWTNPDDDNTAYIKSKTIAERAAWDFIEAKGGALELTVINPTGIFGPLLNDHLSTSIGLVKAMLDGLMPAVPRMYFGVVDVRDVADIHVLAMTNPAAAGQRFIATSDESSSFFGLAQLLAQHLGDAGAKLPTLELTDDQVREAAKTNPGLKEAAGQLGQNPVISNQKAKTVLGWQPRSADDTIIDTADSLTERGLISE, from the coding sequence ATGAACACCCCCTCCACCACCAGCCAGACCAGCCAGACCAGCCAGACCAGCCAGACCACGGTGCTCGTCACCGGAGGCACCGGCTACGTCGGCGGCCACACCATCGCGCGTCTGCTGCGCGACGGCTACACAGTCCGCACCACCGTGCGCGCCAAAGATCGCGAAGGCGAGGTGCTCGCTACGCTTGCTGGATCCGGCATCGATTCCGAGGGCCGGCTGCAGTTCACAGTCGCAGACCTAGCGTCTGACAGCGGCTGGGCCGATGCGGCGCACGGTGTCGACTACGTGCTCCACGTCGCATCCCCGTTCCCGCCCTCCATCCCGGAGAACGACGACGAGATCATCGTTCCTGCACGCGACGGGGCCCTCCGCGTCTTGGCAGCAGCCCGGGACGCCGGGGTGAAGAGAGTTGTCATGACCTCCTCGTTCGCCGCGATCGGTTACAGCCGCAAGCCCAGCGCCGACTACACCGAAGCCGACTGGACCAATCCCGACGACGACAACACCGCCTACATCAAATCCAAGACCATCGCCGAGCGCGCAGCCTGGGACTTCATCGAAGCCAAAGGCGGAGCCCTCGAACTGACCGTCATCAACCCCACCGGCATCTTCGGTCCGCTGCTCAACGACCACCTCTCCACATCCATCGGTCTTGTGAAGGCGATGCTCGACGGGCTCATGCCCGCCGTGCCGCGCATGTACTTCGGTGTCGTCGACGTGCGCGACGTCGCCGACATCCACGTCCTCGCCATGACCAACCCGGCCGCAGCAGGACAACGATTCATCGCCACTAGCGACGAATCCAGCAGCTTCTTCGGGCTCGCGCAACTGCTCGCCCAACACCTCGGAGACGCGGGTGCGAAGCTCCCCACCCTCGAACTCACCGACGACCAAGTCCGTGAGGCGGCGAAAACGAACCCGGGGCTGAAAGAGGCCGCAGGGCAACTCGGCCAGAACCCCGTCATCAGCAACCAGAAGGCCAAGACCGTGCTCGGCTGGCAGCCGCGGTCAGCAGACGACACGATCATCGATACTGCTGACAGTCTCACAGAGCGAGGTCTGATCTCCGAGTAG
- a CDS encoding MarR family winged helix-turn-helix transcriptional regulator, translated as MTENERVAEKTIERVSPVSAWEALFRAQVTVMRKLAEDFPSHVISLTEYDVMYTLSIQTHRRMRIRDLNSRTLLTQPSVSRLVDRLTAKGLLSKSVDPSDGRGTIVTLTDQGFEVYRDAARVHGRSITGQMTMALDPDELAQLQALCDKLRIGVSGGNDDCVIDPDASDPGAAADAPGAP; from the coding sequence ATGACGGAGAATGAGCGGGTCGCCGAGAAGACGATCGAAAGGGTGTCGCCGGTTTCGGCATGGGAGGCGCTGTTTCGCGCCCAGGTCACTGTCATGCGAAAGCTTGCCGAAGACTTTCCCTCGCATGTGATCTCGCTCACCGAGTACGACGTCATGTACACCCTGTCGATTCAAACCCATCGGCGCATGCGCATTCGCGACCTGAACAGCCGCACCCTGCTCACGCAGCCGAGCGTCTCGCGGCTCGTCGACCGCCTCACCGCTAAGGGCCTGTTGTCGAAGTCTGTCGACCCGTCTGACGGGCGCGGAACCATCGTCACCCTCACCGACCAGGGCTTCGAGGTGTACCGGGATGCCGCGCGGGTGCACGGCCGCTCCATCACCGGGCAGATGACCATGGCGCTCGACCCCGACGAACTCGCCCAGCTTCAGGCGCTCTGCGACAAGCTGCGCATCGGCGTCAGCGGCGGAAACGACGACTGCGTCATCGACCCCGACGCGTCAGACCCCGGTGCTGCGGCCGACGCGCCCGGGGCGCCGTGA
- a CDS encoding NAD(P)-dependent alcohol dehydrogenase has product MSTVAAYAAVSATEPLVKTTIERRPVGPNDVLIEIAYAGICHSDIHTVRGEWGDMVYPLTVGHEIVGTVTEVGSAVTLHAVGDRVGVGCMVNSCRECENCLAGAENYCLNGNTGTYASVDRDGSITQGGYSTHIVVVEDFVLKVPQSIPYEAAAPLLCAGITTYSPLAHWNAGPGKRVAVVGMGGLGHMAVKIAHAMGAEVTVLSQSLSKKDDGLRLGADHYYATSDPATLKDLRNSFDLIINTVSAVIDINAYLGLLRLDGTLVSVGAPPEALPVAVFRLFGNRRSFAGSSIGSIAETQQMLDFCAEHGIAPEVEIISADQINEAYERVLASDVRYRFVIDIATLA; this is encoded by the coding sequence GTGTCTACCGTCGCCGCTTATGCCGCTGTTTCTGCCACCGAACCGCTCGTCAAGACCACCATCGAGCGACGCCCTGTCGGCCCGAACGACGTGCTCATCGAGATCGCCTACGCAGGCATCTGTCACTCCGACATTCACACCGTGCGGGGTGAATGGGGCGACATGGTCTACCCGCTCACCGTCGGGCACGAGATCGTGGGCACCGTTACTGAGGTCGGAAGCGCCGTGACCCTGCACGCCGTGGGCGACCGTGTCGGCGTCGGCTGCATGGTCAACTCGTGCCGTGAGTGCGAGAACTGCCTCGCCGGTGCCGAGAACTACTGCCTCAACGGCAACACGGGAACCTACGCTTCGGTCGACCGCGACGGCAGCATCACCCAGGGCGGGTACTCGACCCACATCGTGGTCGTCGAAGACTTCGTGCTGAAGGTGCCGCAGAGCATCCCGTATGAGGCCGCTGCGCCGCTGCTCTGCGCTGGTATCACCACGTATTCGCCGCTCGCGCACTGGAACGCTGGGCCCGGCAAGCGCGTCGCCGTTGTCGGCATGGGCGGCCTCGGGCACATGGCCGTGAAGATCGCCCATGCGATGGGGGCCGAGGTGACGGTTCTCTCGCAGTCGCTGAGCAAAAAAGACGACGGGCTGCGCCTCGGCGCCGACCACTACTACGCCACGAGCGACCCGGCGACCCTCAAAGACCTGCGTAACAGCTTCGATCTGATCATCAACACGGTGAGCGCGGTCATCGACATCAACGCCTACCTCGGATTGCTGAGACTGGATGGCACGCTGGTCAGCGTCGGCGCGCCGCCCGAGGCGCTGCCGGTCGCCGTCTTTCGCCTGTTCGGCAACCGCCGTTCGTTCGCCGGGTCGAGCATCGGCAGCATCGCGGAGACACAGCAGATGCTCGACTTCTGCGCCGAGCACGGCATCGCGCCCGAGGTCGAAATCATCTCGGCCGATCAGATCAACGAGGCCTACGAACGTGTGCTCGCCTCGGATGTGCGCTACCGCTTCGTGATCGACATCGCGACGCTGGCCTGA
- a CDS encoding ferredoxin reductase → MVDWHMARVAEIHEETATARSLRLKIDEWPGQLSGQHLDIRVTAPDGYQASREYSIASGASTDGDALVEVSVEELPDGELSPYLVRGVEVGDMLEVRGPVGGYFVWRPEQPEPVQLIAGGSGVVPLMSMLRTHAAAGHPTPMRLLYSVRAPQFVFYMDEFMQLAEQSNDSVMLDYAYTREAPEGWARSVGRLTRDEVIKLTLPPEQNPITYICGPNSFVENIAMWMVDLGHPAERVRTERFGGA, encoded by the coding sequence GTGGTCGACTGGCACATGGCGCGCGTCGCCGAGATTCACGAAGAGACCGCCACAGCGCGTTCGCTGCGACTGAAGATCGACGAGTGGCCCGGGCAGCTTTCGGGGCAGCACCTCGACATCCGCGTGACCGCACCCGATGGGTACCAGGCGTCGCGTGAGTACTCGATCGCCTCGGGGGCGTCGACAGATGGGGATGCCCTGGTCGAGGTCTCGGTCGAAGAACTGCCCGATGGCGAGCTCTCGCCGTACCTGGTGCGCGGAGTCGAGGTGGGCGACATGCTCGAGGTGCGAGGTCCCGTCGGCGGATACTTCGTGTGGCGACCGGAGCAACCCGAACCCGTGCAACTCATCGCCGGCGGGTCGGGCGTCGTGCCGCTGATGTCGATGTTGCGCACCCATGCTGCTGCCGGGCATCCGACGCCCATGCGGCTGCTCTACTCGGTGCGCGCGCCACAGTTCGTGTTCTACATGGACGAGTTCATGCAGCTTGCAGAGCAGTCGAACGACAGCGTCATGCTCGACTATGCCTACACTCGCGAGGCGCCCGAGGGCTGGGCTCGCTCGGTCGGCAGGCTCACCCGCGACGAGGTCATCAAACTGACCCTGCCGCCGGAGCAGAACCCGATCACCTACATCTGCGGCCCGAACAGTTTTGTCGAGAACATCGCGATGTGGATGGTCGACCTCGGCCACCCCGCCGAACGGGTGCGTACCGAGCGTTTCGGGGGCGCCTAG
- a CDS encoding lysophospholipid acyltransferase family protein: protein MEFGNRYTSKAQAGARFVAQRLLLKPTIWSLVQVNITGREKVKDVHGAYIVVANHSSHLDAPLILGSMPSRLSRYLAAAAAADYFFDVWWRKGLTALFFNAFPVDRSANAKSNGFTGKLLSRGVPLLVFPEGTRSKDGTIAPFKAGAAALCMKAGIPCIPMALVGATEAMPRGRNWPVPGRPPVYVAFGDPLVAGEGETVEQFNKRIEKTVRELHAGQKALQAANAGTNVHDHPSVAQSDGAENDNSNDNPKQGAA, encoded by the coding sequence GTGGAGTTCGGCAACCGTTATACGTCCAAGGCCCAAGCGGGTGCTCGGTTCGTGGCGCAGCGCCTGCTGCTGAAACCGACCATCTGGTCGTTGGTGCAGGTCAACATCACCGGGCGCGAGAAGGTCAAAGACGTGCACGGCGCCTACATCGTGGTCGCGAACCACTCCAGCCACCTCGACGCGCCGCTCATTCTGGGCTCGATGCCCAGCAGGCTTTCGCGCTACCTGGCCGCCGCGGCCGCCGCGGACTACTTCTTCGACGTCTGGTGGCGCAAAGGCCTCACCGCCCTCTTCTTCAACGCCTTTCCGGTCGATCGCAGCGCCAACGCGAAGTCCAACGGGTTCACGGGCAAGCTCCTCAGCCGTGGCGTTCCGCTGCTGGTCTTTCCCGAAGGAACCCGGTCGAAAGACGGCACGATCGCTCCCTTCAAGGCGGGCGCCGCTGCGCTCTGCATGAAGGCGGGCATCCCGTGCATCCCGATGGCACTCGTCGGTGCGACCGAAGCCATGCCGCGCGGCCGCAACTGGCCCGTGCCCGGTCGTCCGCCCGTGTACGTGGCCTTCGGCGACCCGCTCGTCGCGGGCGAGGGTGAGACCGTCGAACAGTTCAACAAGCGCATCGAGAAGACGGTGCGCGAGCTGCACGCCGGCCAGAAGGCGCTTCAAGCTGCCAATGCCGGCACCAATGTGCACGATCATCCGAGTGTGGCGCAGTCAGACGGCGCCGAGAACGACAACAGCAACGACAACCCGAAGCAAGGAGCCGCATGA
- a CDS encoding molybdopterin-dependent oxidoreductase, whose translation MGIFSPGFVGRRRDANPLLPPGQYEVSNFPVLSAGPTPKINLDDWAFSIRAGNGDLKAWNWQTLMAQPIEQFTVDLHCVTRWSQFGMGWRGVSLDVLLDGVDTSTTPYAMAGCYGGYTTNVRMSDLLGGKAWVAFEFDGKPLAPEHGGPARLLIPHLYLWKSAKWLNSLTLMDHHELGFWEMYGYNDIGDPWKEERYS comes from the coding sequence ATGGGCATCTTTTCACCAGGCTTCGTCGGCCGTCGGCGCGACGCGAACCCGCTGCTGCCGCCCGGGCAGTACGAGGTCTCGAACTTTCCGGTGCTGTCTGCCGGGCCGACACCGAAGATCAACCTCGACGACTGGGCGTTCTCGATCAGGGCCGGCAACGGCGACCTGAAAGCGTGGAACTGGCAGACGCTCATGGCGCAGCCCATCGAGCAGTTCACCGTCGACCTGCACTGCGTCACGCGCTGGTCGCAGTTCGGAATGGGCTGGCGCGGCGTCTCCCTCGACGTGCTGCTCGACGGTGTCGACACCTCGACGACTCCGTACGCGATGGCGGGCTGCTATGGCGGATACACGACCAACGTGCGCATGTCAGACCTGCTCGGCGGAAAAGCCTGGGTCGCCTTCGAGTTCGACGGCAAGCCGCTCGCCCCCGAGCACGGCGGCCCAGCGCGGCTGCTCATCCCGCACCTCTACCTCTGGAAGAGCGCCAAGTGGCTCAACAGCCTGACCCTGATGGATCACCACGAGCTCGGCTTCTGGGAGATGTACGGTTACAACGACATCGGCGATCCCTGGAAAGAAGAAAGATACAGTTGA
- a CDS encoding dienelactone hydrolase family protein: protein MSAERASTPHRGVTVTDVDLSGADLPGMSPGLYGVLAVPAGEGPWPAVVMVFEAFGMTDVMRRQVDRMAAAGFLVLMPDLFVDGGVRHCIRATFAAITSGEGRAWVDVEAARAYLAAREDCTGKIGILGFCMGGAFALVAASGRGFDAASVNYGPPPRDLAKVLTDPCPIVASYGARDFTQQGAAAKLAAELSRQGVPHNVKQYAKAGHSFLNDAPTGPAAMRPLTAVILGAGPNPEAAADAWQRIDAFFAEHLS, encoded by the coding sequence ATGAGCGCCGAACGAGCATCCACCCCCCACCGCGGCGTGACCGTCACCGATGTCGACCTGAGTGGCGCAGATCTGCCGGGCATGAGCCCGGGGCTCTATGGTGTGCTGGCTGTGCCGGCGGGCGAAGGCCCCTGGCCGGCGGTCGTCATGGTGTTCGAGGCGTTCGGCATGACCGACGTGATGCGCAGGCAGGTCGACAGGATGGCCGCGGCCGGCTTTCTCGTTCTGATGCCCGACCTCTTCGTCGACGGCGGAGTGCGGCACTGCATTCGTGCCACATTCGCCGCGATCACCAGCGGCGAGGGCCGCGCGTGGGTCGACGTCGAGGCGGCGCGGGCGTATCTCGCCGCGCGCGAAGACTGCACCGGAAAGATCGGCATCCTCGGCTTCTGCATGGGCGGTGCGTTCGCCCTCGTCGCGGCTTCGGGCCGCGGATTCGACGCCGCCAGCGTCAACTACGGGCCGCCGCCGCGCGATCTCGCGAAGGTGCTCACCGACCCGTGCCCGATCGTCGCCAGCTACGGCGCTCGTGACTTCACGCAGCAGGGAGCGGCGGCGAAGCTGGCTGCCGAACTGTCACGTCAGGGTGTGCCGCACAACGTCAAACAGTACGCAAAGGCGGGCCACTCGTTTCTGAACGATGCGCCGACGGGCCCCGCGGCCATGCGTCCGCTCACCGCCGTGATTCTCGGAGCCGGCCCCAACCCCGAGGCGGCCGCTGACGCCTGGCAGCGCATCGACGCCTTCTTCGCCGAGCACCTGAGTTGA
- a CDS encoding PIN domain-containing protein: MLIYVKIGVYVDGFNLYYGGRGICGRSTAGWRWLDIRGLVVDLIKTHSQWADAEIEDVVFCTARVSGSSNPKGQREQDVYLRALQHAGSASVISFGNYVARVATAPLAIAGRNGKPVISNPRWPLMVQDGSENDVPGARFMASVARREEKGSDVNVASHLLIDVLSGGLDAAVVISNDSDLAFPISFVRGRVPVGLVNPTKGYRAGKLAANSSDGVGNHWWYQLRASDWYEHQLAPALGSRITKPAEW, encoded by the coding sequence ATGCTCATCTATGTGAAGATCGGCGTGTATGTTGATGGCTTCAATCTCTACTACGGAGGTCGTGGCATCTGTGGTCGATCTACTGCAGGGTGGCGATGGCTCGACATTCGAGGCCTCGTTGTCGATCTGATCAAGACGCATTCTCAGTGGGCTGACGCTGAGATCGAAGACGTCGTTTTCTGCACCGCTCGAGTCAGTGGCTCAAGTAATCCGAAAGGCCAGCGGGAGCAGGATGTTTATCTCAGGGCGCTCCAGCACGCGGGGTCGGCCAGCGTCATCAGCTTCGGGAATTACGTCGCTCGCGTCGCAACCGCGCCGTTGGCAATTGCCGGCCGCAACGGCAAACCGGTGATCTCGAATCCTCGGTGGCCACTGATGGTACAAGACGGCTCAGAAAACGACGTGCCAGGTGCGCGATTCATGGCCTCAGTCGCCCGGCGGGAAGAAAAGGGCTCGGATGTCAACGTCGCGTCTCACCTTCTCATTGATGTTCTTTCCGGCGGCCTGGATGCGGCGGTCGTGATCTCGAACGACAGTGATCTAGCCTTTCCGATCTCCTTCGTGCGAGGCCGAGTTCCTGTCGGTCTCGTGAATCCGACAAAGGGGTACCGAGCTGGCAAGCTGGCTGCTAACTCTTCGGACGGGGTGGGCAACCACTGGTGGTACCAACTCCGGGCATCCGACTGGTACGAGCATCAGCTTGCGCCGGCTCTTGGCTCTCGCATCACGAAGCCAGCGGAGTGGTGA